From Candidatus Poribacteria bacterium:
CGACGAGAGGTGAAGAGAGGCGCACTGGTGATTCATCCCTTATTTGATCCATGGATAACCCGCTGGGATAATCTGGAGTCGATCGAGCTCGTCGACGCTCATGGTCGCCCCTTGCCCACCAAGGTCGTGACCTTATACCAGCCTTCCGAGAGCTTTTTTGAGGACCTGTTAGGGAATTCACAGGCCTTTGACCTGTCCGAGTGGTTTAAGTCGAACAAGGCCCGCCGTGATGACACCGTGTTGGTGACCATCGAGTCCTGGGAGCCGAAGAGGTTCAAGCTGGAGCTTGAGCCGGCGAAGGAACGGCGTCGTCATCGCGATGAGATTGAGGCGAAGAATAAAGAACTGGCCGATCTCATCTTCGACGCCCTCGAGAACTCCGCTCTTGAAACCCTCTATGCCCGCTCAATTTCCTCCATATATCTCCGTCTATCCGATCCTAAAGGATATCCAGGGGATCATTGGATGGAGGTGGTGGAGAGGGACCCCCGTATGAAGCTTTCCTTCGGGGGACACATCACCTACGCTGAGGAGCGAAGCCTTTTTGAGGAAATCATCTTTGAGGGCAAGCCGAGGATCACCGAACGGAAATTCACACGTCAGGAGGGGGAACAGGTATATCGGTTCAAAGCGGCTTTTAAACACCGGAAAGGCATCTGGCGCATCATCGAGATTCAGGGCAAGCAGACGCTGGCAGAATTCGATGACGTCCTCCGAGAAACCTTCGGCCATGATATGTTGGATCACCTGAGCGGCTTTTGGAAGCTGGTTCGACGTGGAAACACCAGGCGCTACCGGAGGATCGATCTGGGAAGCATAAATCCGCTCGGAGGAGGAGAGGCAGCTGAACTGAGGATCGCCGGCCTCGACCTGAAAGTCGGCGACAGGATGGAATACGTGTACGACTTCGGCGATTGGATCGAACACGAGATCACGCTGGAGGAGATAAAACCGCCTGAGCCGAACGTCGAGTATCCACGCGTGGCCGAACGAAACAGGCCGCGTTACAGATACTGCGAGCATTGTAAGGCGGAGGGGCGTAAAACCATCGCCACCTACATATGCATCGAGTGTTCCGAGGAGGAAGGGAGGGAGGTTCTGGTATGTGAGGATTGCCTGGAGAGGTATCACGAGGATCACTATGCGGAGGAGTACATCTATTGAGAGCTTCAGGGCCATTGGGGCGAGGACGGCCTTCATACTGATTTTGACGCCGGTGTTCCTGACGTTACATGCCTATTTCGCCAGGCCGAACTTCTTCCGGAGGATGATATTACCGTGGCTGTTTCGAGCCCATCCATCAATCGCAGCATCCGATCATGCGGGGGCTTTGGCCTACTATTACTGGTTCACCGCCACCTCGATCTCGCTTCTGGCGCTCCCTCTCCTCTCCGCCTATCTGATTCCCGGGGAGAGATATCTGGGATTCAGACCCCAGAAGGTCAGATTCGGCCTTATCGCCGTCCTCGCTCTCTACCTTCTCATGCTTCCGCTTCTCCTTCTCGCCTCTCGATCTCCTTCCTTCCAGACCAGATATCCGCTATGCAAATCCGCTGCCGCCCATCTGAATGTGCTGATCGCCTATGAGCTTCTCTACGGGCTTTACATGTTCTCATGGGAGTTCTTCTTCAGAGGATATATGCTCTTCGGGCTTGAGCGAGATCTGGGGAGCGGATATGCCGTTTTGATCCAGACCATACCCTTCGTTCTCATGCATATCGGCAAACCGTTCCCCGAAGCCTTCGGCTCGATCTTCGCCGGGGTGATCTTAGGAATTTTGGCGATCGAGACCAGGACGTTTATCTTCGGCGCATTGTTACACTGGATGGTTGCGGCCTCATTGGATCTGATGGTCATAAGTATGGGAGGTTCACAAGGATGAGGGTTAAAAGGATAGGTCTTTTCACAAGCGGCGGAGACGCTCCTGGAATGAACGCATGTGTGAGGGCCGTCGTCCGAACCGCCATATATCATGGGCTTGAGGTCATTGGAATTCTGAGGGGATATGCCGGTATGATCAAAGGTGAGATGATCGAGATGAACCTCTCCTCAGTCTCGAACATCATTCAGCGCGGCGGGACGATATTGAAAACCGCTCGATCGGAGGAGTTCATGAGAGAGGAGGGCCGGGCGGAGGCGGCGAGAAATCTGAGGGAGTGGAACATAGATGCCCTCGTGGCCATCGGCGGCGACGGAACATACCGCGGAGCTAGCAGGCTCTCACGGGAACACGGGATTCCCGTCGTCGGCGTCCCCGGCACCATAGATAACGACATATACGGAACCGATTTCACCATCGGATATGACACCGCCATCAACACCGCCATGGACGCCATAGATAGAATACGCGATACGGCTGCCTCACACGAGAGGATATTCTTCATCGAGGTGATGGGGCGTGAGTCGGGATTCATCGCCCTGGAGGTCGGTGTGGCGGGCGGCGCGGAGGCGATCCTGATACCCGAGGTCGAAACCGATATAGATGAGATGTGCCGGATGCTCATGCGGGGAAGGGCAAGAGGTAAAACCAGCTCCATAGTGATAGTGGCTGAGGGGAACAGATCTGGAGGAGCATATGAGGTGGCCGAGAAGGTCAAGGAGAGGACAGGATTGGATTACAGGGTGACGGTTCTGGGACATATCCAGCGGGGCGGTTCACCCACCGTCAGGGATAGAGTCCTGGCCAGCAAGCTCGGCTCGGCCGCCGTCGAGGCGCTTCTGAAGGACAAATTCAACGTCATGGTCGGAGAGATCAACGGTCAGGTGGAATTAACGCCGCTCGATATGATATGGACCCACAAAAAACAGGTGGATCTCTCCCTTTACAAACTCGCCGGTATCCTCTCGATCTGAACCGATCCTCTCTCGTTTAACGTTCGGCCGACGGGAGGGGTTCTCTCATAAAGAGAGCCCCCAGGATCAGGCCGAACAGAGCCATGATCGAGCCGATCCTGAAAAGTGCGAAGAGGCCGAAGGCCTGAGATATCTCCCCGCATATCTTTGCCCCTACCATCCCTCCCAATCCCCATACCACCGAGTTATACAGCGTCTGGCCGCTTGCCCGAACCCTCTCGGGTAGGGATCTGTTCATGAAATTCACCAGCCCGACGTGGAAGGCGGTGAAGGTAAGGGCGTGGAAGGCCTGGACGGGGATTATCCACCAGACGGGGAGTCTGAGAGAGTAGAGGAGCAATCTAGTGGCCACGCCCGCCACACCCAACAGGATCGTCCGCTTGATCCCGATCCTCTCAATCAGCCTGCCGATCACGACCATCATCCCCACCTCTGAGGCCACGCCCATCGCCCAGAAGATACCCTTGGAGCTGTCCGGCACGCCGAGTTTATCGAGGTAGATGGAGAAAAAGACATAGTAGGATTGCATCGCCGCCCGGGCGATGAAGGCGACGGTCAAGGTAAGCGCCAAGTTGAGCGTTATATATCCTCCCAGATCCCGCCATCTCAGCTTTGACCTCGTCTCCGGCTTCGTCGGTTTGGGAACCAGAAAGGCCCATCCGGTCCCCATAAGCCTGAAGGCGATGAAGTAGATGAAGACCGGGAGCAACCCATAGCCTATCCCGCCTTTGGTCTCATACGTGCCGTCCGAGAGTATCAACTTGAACAGCAGGGTTGAGACGATGAACCCCACCGAGCCCCACAGCCTCAGCCGTCCGTAATCCCCGCCCGATCTGGATATGTATCCCAGTGTCATCGCATCTATGAGCGGTATGACGGGCGTGTAGAAGAAGGAGGTCAGCACTACTAGAGCGAGCAGGGCGTAGTAGTTGTCCGTCAGCAGCATGGCGGGAAATGTAATGGCAGCACCTAAAAAAAGTATGGGCATCAGCCTACGCATATCGCGGATCGAATCGGCCAGAAATCCCCATATCGGCGGGGATAGAACGGTCAGGAGGGACGGGATGGCGGCCGCCGTGCCGAGCTGGGAATCGCTGAGACCGGCCCTCTTCAGATAGAGGTTCATGTAGACGACCAGAACCCCTATGGAGCTGAAGGAGATGAAGTAAAAGGAGGCATAGGGCAATCCAGAAAGGCGTTCACGTCCCTTCATATCACCCCTTTTCCAGAGCCTTTTCCCTGATCCGGTTGGCCCTCGCGAAGTACTCCTCCCTGCTCTCCAGCCCGAATTCCTCCATGATCTGTCGGACGGTCAGGTCGGGCATATGGGAGTACATACAGAAGACGCCCTCCGGAGCCGACACATCCAGCTCCACGCCGCTCCCGTATTTCGCCTTGATCTCCTTCCATTTCTCATAGTTGTAATCTATGTGGAGGACGGCGTAGTCGAGGTTTATGACCTTCGAGATGATCCTCTCGTAATTCCACGATAGGGCCTTGACCCTGCCGAGGGGATCGACTATGGCGCTCATCTCGCCAGGGGTGGCCGATATCATCCACACCCCGAAATCGAAGGCCCATATCGAAAGCTGCAATCCTCCTCGATACATCGAGGCGAAGAAGATCGCCTCCGCACCTTTGGCCTTAAGCCCCTCGATCACATCTCTGAAGTTCAGATCGAAACATATCGCGCATCCTATCCTGCCGAAATCGGTCTGGAATACGACGGGCTCAGTTCCCGGGGTGATTCCTGTCTCGATCTCGCCGATGGTGGGATGGATTTTGTGATAGCTTCCCATAGGTTGGCCCTTACGATCTATGAGGACGGCTGAGTTATATATCCTCCCTTCCTTCCTCTCGACCATCGGGCAGACGATGTATGTGTTGTACCTTCTGGCTTTTTCGCCGACCGCCTCGGTTATAGGACCGGGGACCGGCTGGGCCGTCTCAATCCACCCGTCTGATCCCACCCCTGCGGAGGGGAAGATCTCCGGTAGGACGATGATGTCGGGCTTATCGAATGCCGCCCGATCGATCCATTCCAGCGCGCTTTTTAAATTACGCTCCACCTTCTCCTCGACGGAACCTCCTCCAGCTCCGCCGAACGATATGCTTGAAACACGGACATATCTGGACATCTTCGATCTCCATCGCTTTATGAGATGATTCACCCACCGATGAACCATCCCGTCATTTATTTTCGGAAAACCAATTTTACCAAAGTATTTCATAAGCCGTCAAGCATGAATTCCCTATGGGAAGAAGGATATGCTTGACATACCCCTCTCGATATGGCACAATATTAGCGCACGCTTGGGGGGAACAGGACTATGTTAGAATCGGTAAGACCTATATCTATAAGGCTTTATAATAAAAGGTTTCAAAGGCAACCTTCCGGCTCGGGCAGGGGTTATCCCCAAGGTATATACGGCCGTCGTCGTCAATCGGATGTTTTTTTTCTGAGCTTTCCTGAGCTGCACCTGCTTAACCTTCTGGAGAGGAAGGTGATCTCCAAGTATAGATCCTTCTTTGAGGGAACGGTTTTTGGCTTTAAGGTGGATATATACGCCTGAAAATGATATCACTTCAGCTAAAATTCATCTGCGAGGGAAGAAGATGGAAGGCATTAAAAAGATCGTTTTGGCTTATTCGGGAGGACTGGACACATCCGTTATCCTGAAATGGCTTCAGGAGAGGTATGGTGCGGAGGTTATAGCCTTCACGGCGGATCTCGGTCAGGGAGATGATCTTGAGAGGATAAGGGAAAAGGCGGTGAGGATCGGCGCCAGTAAGGTTTACGTGGAGGATCTGCGGGAGGAGTTCGTCTACAAATACGTCTTCCCGGCTCTGAAGGCAGGAGCGGTTTACGAGTCGAAATATATGCTTGCCACCGCCTTGGGCAGGCCCTTAATCGCTAAAAAGCTCGTCGAGATCGCCGAGGAGGAAGATGCCGACGCCGTAGCTCATGGCTGCACGGGAAAGGGCAACGACCAGGTGAGGTTTGAGGTAACCGTCTCGGCTCTCAATCCCGATCTGAAGGTGCTCGCCCCCGTGCGCGAATGGGAGATGGGGTCCAGGGAAGAGGAGATCGAATACGCGTTGGAGCGTGGCATCCCCGTTGACGCCACGAAGAAAAGCCCCTACAGCGTCGATCTGAACTTGTGGGGCAGAAGCATCGAGTGCGGCGTACTGGAAGATCCGTGGATCGAACCTCCCGAGGAGGTATATAAGCTCACCGTCTCACCTGAGGCTGCCCCCGATAAGCCAACCTACGTCGAGGTGGATTTTCACGAAGGGGTCCCAATAGCCCTCAACGGCAGGGAGATGAACGGCGTCGAACTGATCGAGAAGCTGAACGAGATAGCGGGGAAAAACGGCGTCGGCAGGGTGGATCTGGTGGAAAACAGGCTTGTGGGGATAAAATCGCGGGAGATATACGAATGCCCCGCCGCCACCGTGCTCTTCACAGCACTGAGGGGACTCGAGGAGCTGACAATCGACAGGGAAACACGACATTTCAAAGGGATGCTCTCCGAGAGGTATGCCGAGCTGGTCTATTACGGCCTCTGGCATCATCCGCTCAGAGAGGCTATAGATTCATTTATGAGTTCCATACATCGCGGCACCACCGGCACGGTTAGGCTTAAGCTTTATAAGGGTAACTGTATACTTGTCGGCAGGAGATCCCCGAATTCCCTTTACGATTACTCGCTGGCGACCTATGATCGCGGGGATATGTTCGATCACAAGGCCGCTAACGGGTTCATTAAGCTCTGGGGTCTGCCCCTCAAGATCAAGGCGATGGTGGACTCACGGAGCAAAAAGAACCTATAACGGCGGAGGATTACTAGATGGCCAGAATCGACGGAAGAGCCCCGGATGAGATGAGGCCGGTACATATAATCCGGGGCTATATCAAACACGCCGAGGGATCGGCTCTGATCTCCTTCGGTGACACGAAGGTGATATGCACCGCTTCAGTC
This genomic window contains:
- the pfkA gene encoding 6-phosphofructokinase, with translation MRVKRIGLFTSGGDAPGMNACVRAVVRTAIYHGLEVIGILRGYAGMIKGEMIEMNLSSVSNIIQRGGTILKTARSEEFMREEGRAEAARNLREWNIDALVAIGGDGTYRGASRLSREHGIPVVGVPGTIDNDIYGTDFTIGYDTAINTAMDAIDRIRDTAASHERIFFIEVMGRESGFIALEVGVAGGAEAILIPEVETDIDEMCRMLMRGRARGKTSSIVIVAEGNRSGGAYEVAEKVKERTGLDYRVTVLGHIQRGGSPTVRDRVLASKLGSAAVEALLKDKFNVMVGEINGQVELTPLDMIWTHKKQVDLSLYKLAGILSI
- a CDS encoding MFS transporter codes for the protein MKGRERLSGLPYASFYFISFSSIGVLVVYMNLYLKRAGLSDSQLGTAAAIPSLLTVLSPPIWGFLADSIRDMRRLMPILFLGAAITFPAMLLTDNYYALLALVVLTSFFYTPVIPLIDAMTLGYISRSGGDYGRLRLWGSVGFIVSTLLFKLILSDGTYETKGGIGYGLLPVFIYFIAFRLMGTGWAFLVPKPTKPETRSKLRWRDLGGYITLNLALTLTVAFIARAAMQSYYVFFSIYLDKLGVPDSSKGIFWAMGVASEVGMMVVIGRLIERIGIKRTILLGVAGVATRLLLYSLRLPVWWIIPVQAFHALTFTAFHVGLVNFMNRSLPERVRASGQTLYNSVVWGLGGMVGAKICGEISQAFGLFALFRIGSIMALFGLILGALFMREPLPSAER
- a CDS encoding argininosuccinate synthase, producing the protein MEGIKKIVLAYSGGLDTSVILKWLQERYGAEVIAFTADLGQGDDLERIREKAVRIGASKVYVEDLREEFVYKYVFPALKAGAVYESKYMLATALGRPLIAKKLVEIAEEEDADAVAHGCTGKGNDQVRFEVTVSALNPDLKVLAPVREWEMGSREEEIEYALERGIPVDATKKSPYSVDLNLWGRSIECGVLEDPWIEPPEEVYKLTVSPEAAPDKPTYVEVDFHEGVPIALNGREMNGVELIEKLNEIAGKNGVGRVDLVENRLVGIKSREIYECPAATVLFTALRGLEELTIDRETRHFKGMLSERYAELVYYGLWHHPLREAIDSFMSSIHRGTTGTVRLKLYKGNCILVGRRSPNSLYDYSLATYDRGDMFDHKAANGFIKLWGLPLKIKAMVDSRSKKNL
- a CDS encoding CPBP family intramembrane metalloprotease, giving the protein MRRSTSIESFRAIGARTAFILILTPVFLTLHAYFARPNFFRRMILPWLFRAHPSIAASDHAGALAYYYWFTATSISLLALPLLSAYLIPGERYLGFRPQKVRFGLIAVLALYLLMLPLLLLASRSPSFQTRYPLCKSAAAHLNVLIAYELLYGLYMFSWEFFFRGYMLFGLERDLGSGYAVLIQTIPFVLMHIGKPFPEAFGSIFAGVILGILAIETRTFIFGALLHWMVAASLDLMVISMGGSQG
- a CDS encoding carbon-nitrogen hydrolase family protein, with the translated sequence MSRYVRVSSISFGGAGGGSVEEKVERNLKSALEWIDRAAFDKPDIIVLPEIFPSAGVGSDGWIETAQPVPGPITEAVGEKARRYNTYIVCPMVERKEGRIYNSAVLIDRKGQPMGSYHKIHPTIGEIETGITPGTEPVVFQTDFGRIGCAICFDLNFRDVIEGLKAKGAEAIFFASMYRGGLQLSIWAFDFGVWMISATPGEMSAIVDPLGRVKALSWNYERIISKVINLDYAVLHIDYNYEKWKEIKAKYGSGVELDVSAPEGVFCMYSHMPDLTVRQIMEEFGLESREEYFARANRIREKALEKG